The Schistosoma haematobium chromosome 7, whole genome shotgun sequence genome contains a region encoding:
- a CDS encoding hypothetical protein (EggNog:ENOG41KOG1657~COG:K) translates to MTSFSSYFVCDYIKHSIIQKSFIESILLSTIGFIHNQSDNIEKLSSTDYLLERYTNMTTTNLSSSSLSSYIYSTNNQNDPLNVFNNNAPLNTLLIPVQYDSMYNNNNNNNNNNNNNNIPLSVIMMICQTIELIWNYIPPLIFFIGTIGNLFSFLVFYKRTTLYPSTHIYLLFLAIVDEGVLCIGLLRRWLDKLLFIRIEDKHWLLCKSIQFIGVTTSYISVWIIVLITVERTIVVISPINSICINRIKRSYISIIILCILSSIICIHFFITVNLVTTNSSYYDQNHTKFPLATNDYYLKFNINNNTIQLLNNNLHDLNDNLICDFYFIFKQNGFQSIWIWIDATLYGYLPFIIILISNIIILIHIRWATKQRAHLIGKYSSTKFLYHQYTTDNNNPIHHHHHHHRNNKKLRNLSMKMNQIVHSKNQSSLCSSSSLYNRKHLTLHLQMITPYSPSTDSLNSCHSDDLHNNNNNDNIDIFHPTNHSLIDRNLCKCKHPSVNMQLKPYNNNNNHHHHNLKGITNKPINLITRSSHLYSNEMRQLTILLMLISCVFLMTTAPVVLIKLLLTWKQQFLIHNMILLELFDNIAEVLMYINHAINFYLYCAVGSRFRKEFKKIFDCELKKRKY, encoded by the coding sequence ATGACTTCATTTAGTTCATATTTTGTTTGCGATTATATAAAACATTCAATTATACAAAAATCATTTATCGAATCAATCCTTCTATCAACGATTGGATTCATTCATAATCAATCAGATAATATCGAAAAATTATCATCCACCGATTATCTCTTAGAAAGATATACAAATATGACTACTACTAatctatcatcatcatcattatcatcttatatttattcaacaaataatcaaaatgatcCGTTGAATGTATTCAACAATAATGCTCCATTGAATACTTTATTGATTCCTGTACAATATGATtcaatgtataataataataataataataataataataataataataataatattccatTATCTGTTATAATGATGATATGTCAAACAATTGAATTAATATGGAATTATATACCACcattaatattttttattggTACCATtggtaatttattttcatttttagtaTTTTATAAACGTACTACATTATATCCATCtacacatatttatttattatttttagcaATTGTTGATGAAGGTGTATTATGTATTGGTTTATTACGTAGATGGttagataaattattatttatacgtATAGAAGATAAACATTGGTTATTATGTAAATCAATACAATTTATTGGGGTGACAACAAGTTATATATCTGTATGGATTATTGTATTAATTACTGTTGAACGTACTATAGTTGTTATATCACCAATCAATTCAATTTGTATTAATCGTATTAAACGTTCatatatatcaattattattttatgtattttatcATCAATAATATGTATACATTTTTTTATCACTGTTAACTTAGTAACAACAAATTCTAGTTACTATGATCAAAATCATACAAAATTTCCCTTAGCaactaatgattattatttaaaattcaatattaataataatactatacaattattgaataataatttacatgatttaaatgataatttaatatgtgatttttattttatatttaaacaaaatggtTTTCAATCTATATGGATATGGATTGATGCTACATTATATGGTTAtttaccatttattattatattaatatcaaatataattatattaattCATATACGTTGGGCTACAAAACAACGTGCTCATTTAATTGGTAAATATTCATCAACAAAATTTTTATATCatcaatatactactgataataataatcctattcatcatcatcatcatcatcatcgaaataataaaaaattacgtaatttatcaatgaaaatgaatCAAATTGTTCATTCTAAAAATCAATCATCTTTatgttcatcatcatcattatataATAGAAAACATTTGACATTACATTTACAAATGATTACACCATATAGTCCAAGTACTGATTCTTTGAATAGTTGCCATAGTGAtgatttacataataataataataatgataatattgataTATTTCATCCAACTAATCATAGTCTGATTGATAGGAACTTATGTAAATGTAAACATCCAAGTGTCAATATGCAATTAAAAccatacaacaacaacaataatcatcatcatcataatctaAAAGGTATTACTAATAAACCAATTAATCTAATTACAAGATCATCTCATTTATATTCTAATGAAATGCGTCAATTAACTATATTATTAATGTTAATCTCATGTGTATTTTTAATGACAACAGCACCAGttgtattaattaaattattattaacatggAAACAACAATTTCTTATACATAATATGATACTATTAGAATTATTTGATAATATAGCTGAAGTATTAATGTATATAAATCATgctataaatttttatttatattgtgCTGTTGGTTCAAGATTTCGtaaagaatttaaaaaaatatttgattgtgaattaaaaaaaagaaaatattaa